CGGCGGTTTGACTTCACATGCAGCCGTTGTCGGTCTAAACCTCGGAATCCCGGTTATTGTCGGCGTAGATCAGGCCACAACGCTCTTTAACGACGGAGACGAAGTGACCGTTGATGCTCAGCAAGGAAAGATTTACAAAGGCCAGGCATCTATCTTATAATTAAGCAGAGTGAAAGAATGAGAGGGGTCATCCCCTCTCATTTTCTGATACAATGGACGTTTTTTCGATCCGGGAAAGGGTGAATGAAATGGGAAAACTGTTGCTCTTGCTGTTAATTATCGTTCCCGCTCTAGAGATCGGTGTACTGATTCTTTCAGGGAATACGATCGGGGTGATCCCGACGATTCTGCTGATCATATTGACAGGTTTATTAGGAGCTGCCCTTGCAAAGAAAGAAGGGTTAAATGCGATACGCACAGCGCAGATGCAGGCTGCCCAAGGCCAGGTACCTGGATCGGTGCTGTTGGATGGGGTATGCATACTCGTCGGTGGTGTCGTACTTCTGACTCCGGGATTTATTACCGATGCTCTCGGTTTCTTGCTTCTGATTCCACAGACGCGTGCTGTCTTTAAAGGCTTCTTGCAAAAAATGGTTCATCATATGGTGAGGAACGGGACTGCTGTATACGTGTCAAATAATCGTTGGAACAGACGCCCCTGAAGACATATAATCTCAATGAACAGTGAAAGGAATACGTTATGGCTCACAGTACTCTCTTTATGCTGATTCTTCTCGCCATCGGTCTGTTTGCGAAGAATCAGGCATTAATCATTGCCGTCGTTGTACTCCTTACTATCCGCTGGGTGGGGCTTGGCGACAAACTTCTTCCAGTTATCCAAACAAAAGGAATCAATGTTGGCGTGACGATTATTACAATTGCTGTGCTGGTCCCCATAGTAACCGGGGAAATCGGCTTTCGGGATCTTCAGGAAGCGCTCAAGTCATCTTATGCGTGGATTGCCCTGTTTTCAGGCATTTTTGTGGCGGTCATCGCAGCAAACGGTATTGAACTCCTCCAGACTGATCCTCATATTACCGTGGCACTCGTTGCAGGAACGATACTTGCTGTCGCCGTATTTAACGGTGTTGCCGTCGGTCCTCTGATCGGCGCGGGAATTGCCTATCTGGCCATGAAAGTCGCAGAAATGTTCTCATCCATTGGCGGGTGAGGACTTTTTCTGTTTGGTTATTAAGCTGTGAAGGAAAAGTGAAAAAGTAAACGGAATCATCTGAATATTGATTTCTTTGAAAATTTAACGTTCACAAAATTGTGAGAAATGGTATAATAGGAACTGAGTGATGCGACATACATAGAGCGTTCACTTTCGTTATTTCTTCTGATGATTTTCGTAACCGCTTACGCTTGACGAAAGTTTACAGACGTTTGATGTAGGGAAAAGGGGGATGTAATGTTTTCCTGAAATAGTAATTGAGGATTGAGTGATGCTTCATTCGGTTTATGGCGGTTACCACACATTCGGAGAGGCGAACGATATTTCTTTGCAAAGGAGAGGTAGCATGAGTACAACTAAGGGATTAGAAGGTGTTGTCGCGACAACATCCAGTGTCAGCTCGATTATCGATGATGTCCTGACGTATCGCGGATACAACATCGACGATTTGGCAGACCACGCAAGTTTTGAAGAGGTTGTCTATCTGCTGTGGAATGAAAAGCTGCCGACAAAGCAGGAACTGGATACCTTCAAAAAAGAGCTGGCCGAGGTTTCTGCTGTTCCTGATGAAGTCATCAATCAAATGCGAACATATCCGATTGATCAGGTTCATCCTATGGCAGCGCTTCGTACAGCAGTCTCTAACCTGGCGTTATTCGACGAGGAAGCAGACTCGCATGATGAGGATGCCAACCGTCGCAAAGCGCTGAAACTCCAGGCTCAGTTACCAACCATCGTAGCTGCATTCGCAAGGGTGCGGCAGGGGAAGGATCCGGTAGCACCAAAGCAGGAGCTTAGTTATGCGGCAAATTTTCTGTATATGCTTAACGGGGAAGAGCCTGACGAAACGTCTGTTAAGGCGATTGACAAAGCGCTTGTGCTTCATGCAGACCATGAATTAAATGCATCGACGTTCACCTCACGTGTCTGCGTGGCGACGCTCTCTGATATGTATTCCGGGATCACCGCAGCCATAGGCGCATTGAAAGGTCCGCTTCACGGCGGGGCGAATGAACGCGTGATGGCGATGCTGAGTGAGATTGAAACCGTTGAGAACGCAGAGCCTTATATTAAGGAGGCTCTTGCAAACAAAGTGAAGATCATGGGCTTTGGTCACCGTGTATACAAAAACGGCGATCCGCGTGCCAAGCACCTGAAAGAAATGTCGAGACAGATGACGGAGATTACAGGTGAGAGCAAATGGTATGACATGAGTGTGAAAGTTGACGAGATTGTCACCGGCGAAAAGGGACTTCTGCCAAACGTGGACTTCTATTCAGCGAGTGTATACCACAGTCTTGGTATTGATCATGATCTGTTCACACCGATTTTTGCCGTCAGCCGTGTTTCCGGCTGGATTGCGCATATTCTCGAGCAGTATTCAAACAACCGGCTGATCCGTCCGCGTGCAGAATACGTGGGTCCTGATAAACAGAGCTGGATACCAATCGAGAAGCGTTGATAATATCAGGTTATGGGCAGATGTCGCCATCTGCCCTGACCATAGATAAATCCGGATGATTCCGATATATCCGGTCAGTTTCATGTGCCCGGAAACCGTCCGGCACAGGAATTGAAATGACTACTGGGAGGTTTTTGTAATGGCAGGAGAAAAGATTACAGTAAACAATGGAGAGTTGAACGTACCTGATGAGCCGATTATTCCTTATATTGAAGGTGACGGCATTGGTCCCGACATTTGGAAGGCTGCATCCCGCGTGATTGAAGCAGCCGTTGAAAAAGCATATGACGGCAAGAAAAAAATCCACTGGACGGAGGTGCTCGCCGGCGAGAAGGCGCACACACAGACCGGTGAATGGCTTCCGGAAGAGACGCTCGATAAGATCCGTGAGTATTATATCGGCATCAAAGGGCCATTGACGACACCAATCGGAGGCGGTTTTCGCTCTTTGAACGTAGCACTCCGTCAGGAACTCGATCTGTACGCGTGTGTCCGTCCTGTGCGCTGGTTTGAAGGGGTTCCTTCACCGGTAAAGAAGCCGGAAGACACGGATATGGTTATTTTCCGTGAGAACTCTGAAGACATCTATGCAGGTATTGAGTATCAGGAAGGCACACCTGAAGCGAAGAAGCTGATCGATTTCCTTCAAAACGAAATGGGTGCAACGAAGATCCGTTTTCCTGAAACATCAGGTATCGGTGTGAAGCCGATTTCGAGAGAAGGTACAGAGCGTCTTGTACGCGCTGCTATTCTGTTTGCCATCGAGGATAATCGTAAGAGTGTCACGATTGTGCATAAAGGAAATATCATGAAATTCACAGAAGGAGCGTTCAAGAACTGGGGTTATGAACTGGCTGAACGTGAATTCGGAGATAAGGTCTTTACATGGGCTGAATACGACCGCATCGTAGAAGAAAAAGGTAAGGAAGCGGCAAACGAAGCGCAGTCCAAAGCGGAAGCTGAAGGCAAAATCATTGTCAAAGATGCGATTGCGGATATCTTCTTGCAACAGATTTTGACCCGTCCAAAAGAATTTGATGTCGTGGCGACGATGAATCTGAACGGTGACTATGTTTCCGATGCCCTCGCGGCACAGGTTGGCGGAATCGGGATCGCACCTGGTGCGAATATCAACTATGACACCGGTCATGCGATCTTTGAAGCAACACACGGTACGGCACCAAAGTATGCAGGAATGGATAAGGTAAATCCTTCTTCTGTACTGCTGAGTGGTGTGCTGATGCTCCGTCACCTCGGCTGGGTTGAAGCCGCGGATATGATTGAAGCATCCATGGACAAAACGATCGGCAGTAAGACTGTCACGTATGACTTCGCCCGTCTGATGGATGGTGCGACAGAAGTGAAATGTTCAGAGTTTGGGGATGCTCTGATCAATAATCTCTGATTTGAGGAGGCAGTGACCGGAATTCGATAAGGGTTCCGGTCATCACCGTAAAAGTAATGAAAGCGTTTTACATTCTGAAGTCAAGGAAAGGGAGCGATGAACGATGGCAATTAAACGACGCAAAATTACTGTAGTCGGCGGGGGATTTACAGGTACAACCACAGCACTCATGACTGCACAGAAAGAACTCGGGGATGTTGTACTGATTGATATTCCGAAGATGGAGGATCCGACAAAAGGGAAAGCCCTGGATATGATGGAAGCGAGTCCTGTCCAGGGGTTTGACAGCAAAATCACCGGTACAAGCGATTACAAGGATACAGCCGGGTCGGACATCGTCGTGATTACAGCGGGGATCCCGAGAAAACCGGGAATGAGCCGCGATGATCTTGTCAGCACGAACGCAGGCATCATGAAGAGCGTGACGCAGGAAATCGTCAAATATTCACCGGACTGCTATATTATTGTCCTGACAAATCCGGTTGATGCCATGACGTATACCGTTTTTAAAGAGTCCGGCTTCCCGAAAAACCGCGTAATCGGCCAGTCCGGTGTTCTTGACACGGCCCGTTTTAATACATTCGTTGCCGAAGAGTTGAATGTCTCGGTTGAAGACGTTACAGGCTTTGTTCTTGGCGGACATGGGGACGATATGGTACCGATGCTCCGATACAGCTTTGCAGGCGGGATTCCCCTTGAGAAGCTGATCGATAAAGAGCGCCTTGAGGCCATCGTTGAAAGAACGCGGAAAGGCGGCGGAGAAATCGTCAACCTGCTCGGCAACGGCAGCGCCTATTATGCGCCGGCTGCTTCGATCGTGCAGATGGTGGAAGCCATCCTGAAAGACAAGAAACGGATACTGCCTACGATCGCCTACCTTGAAGGAGAATACGGCTACAGTGACCTGTATCTTGGTGTGCCGACCGTTATTGGTGGAGACGGCATTGAGCAGGTGTTCGAACTCGATCTCAATGACGATGAAAAAGCGGCACTCGACAAGTCTGTGGCATCGGTCAAAAAGGTGATGGAAATTCTCTGATGCATAATCAGCGGCGACACCCGTTCAAAGGGGAAAGAAGGAGGATTCAGCATGTTCCAAAAACGTAAAATAGGCAAAACCATTGATCAGCTTGAAAAGGGAGATACCTATGAAACGGAAGTGGAGCTGACAGACAAAGATATCCTGCTTTATCTTGGTCTCTCGGATGATGCGAACCCGATTTACATTCAGCACGATTATGCGTCAAGAACCCCTTACGGGAAACCGGTTGTGCCGCATATCATGCTGACAGGCATCATTTCCTCTGCGATATCGATGGAACTTCCCGGACCAGGGAGCTATATTCAGGATCAGCAGCTTACCTATCCGAAGCCACTGTATCATTATGGTCTTTTGAAGGTGCATCTCGAAGTCATGGATGTGGACACGGATAATCACCTCGTTATCATTGGGGTGAACGGCTATGACCGTGATGACGAGGAAGTGGTCCGCGGATCTTTCAAAGTGAATCCGGCTTACCCATGGAAACCGGTGACGCAGGATAAGGACAACTTTGAGAATTTCTGATCAGAGAAGCTGTATAACAGGTCATGTAAAAACCGGGCCCCCGGACAATCGGGCCCGGTTTTTTGCATGCTTTTTGTTCTCTTGCAGGCAGGTTTCACGTCATTAAAGACATCCTGAGTCCTTCCAATGGAGGTTTTGGCCAATGAGATTTGGCGAAAAGCCGGGTATAATAATGGAACATGAAGCGGTGAAAGTTGAGGATAGGATGTGTCCCTGTTTTGTAGTATGATAGACGAAGAAGTACACATGTTCAGGGGAAATGATATCTGGAGGAGATAAGCATGACACAACGAATATTAATCGTGGATGATGAAGAATCCATTTTAACACTGCTGCAGTATAATCTCGATCAGGCAGGGTTTGAAACCGTCACCGCAGAGGATGGCAAGACGGCGTATGATCTCGCGGCGGATGACAGTTTTGATCTTATTGTTCTTGATCTGATGCTCCCTGAAATGGACGGGCTTGAAGTATGTAAATCCCTTCGCCAGCTGAAGGTGTCGACACCGATTCTCATGCTGACGGCGAAGGATGATGAATTTGATAAGGTCCTCGGACTCGAGCTCGGTGCTGACGATTATTTGACGAAGCCCTTCAGTCCGAGAGAAGTCGTTGCCCGGGTGAGAGCGATCCTCAGGAGGTCGGCTGTCCCGAAACAGGATAAAAAAGAGGAACCGGAAACCTCAAAAGTCATTCTCGGTGATGTGCATATTTATCCGGAGAACTATGAGATCTTTTTGCATGATGAACCATTGGAACTGACACCAAAAGAATTCGAACTGCTTTTGTATTTGACGAATCATCCAGGCAGGGTTCTGACGAGGGATCAGCTGTTGAATGCCGTGTGGAATTACGAGTTTGTGGGTGACACCCGCATCGTCGATGTTCACATCAGTCACCTGAGGGAGAAAATCGAACCGAATACGAAGAAGCCGGTCTACATCAAAACCGTCCGTGGACTCGGTTATAAACTGGAGATGCCGTTACGCCATGAATAGTTATCGCGTGCGGCTTCTCGTGCCGCTTTCAGTTATTATTATCGCTGTACTTGTTGGTCTCGGGGCAATCCTGGGCCCTTTTTTCAAGGATTTTTATGTGGAAAGAATGCAAGACCGGATCGCAAAAGAGACCGAGGTTGTTGTCTACCACTTGGCCCGGGTGGATTTTGACGATGGTGATTTGTTACAAACGGAATCCGAGGCACTTGCAGACCGTTTGGATGTCCGTGTCACCGTGATGGATTCGGAGGGTACGGTCCTTTCTGATACATCGGCAGACCCGAATCAGATGGATAATCACCTGAATCGTCCGGAAATCCAGGCTGTGATCAACGAGATATCCGGAAGAGAAATCCGTTTCAGTGATACGGTTAATAGCGAGCTGCTCTATTTTGCCATGAGTGCGGAGAACGGAGACGGATTTGTCCGTCTTGGGGTGCCGATGGATGAGTTGGATGACGTGTACCGCAATATCTGGGCACTATTATTTGTCTCGTTTCTCGTTGCGTTTGTGGTGATTTTGATCCTGACGTCCCGACTGACCAATCAGATGATCAAACCAATCGAAGACGCAAGGCGTGTCGCCAATGAGCTTGCCAAAGGAAACTTTTCGGCCAGGACGTACGAAGGGACAAATTTTGAAACGGGGGAACTGAACCGCTCCATCAATGTCCTTGCGAAGAATCTGATGCAGATTACGCGGACGTATGAGAGCCAGCAGGAGCGCCTCGAGACCTTGATTGAGAACATGGGGAGCGGGCTGATTCTCATCAATGATACAGGCGATATTTTGCTTGTGAATCATTCCTGCGATGCAATTTTCCAGGAGGATACAGCGAAATGGCCAGGTTCTCTCTATTATCAGGTGATCAAGAATAAAAAAATCAACACGTTCATCCAAAAGGTTTTTTTAACTGAGGAACGTAAGCGCAGGCAGATCAGTCTCGCATCAGGGATTTACATGCACCACTACGATGTGCACGGTGCACCGATTATTGCATCCGACGGGGATCTGAAGGGCATTGTCCTCGTCTTTCATGACATCACTGAACTGAAGAAGCTCGAGAAAGCGAGAAAGGATTTCGTTGCGAATGTGTCGCACGAGTTAAAGACCCCGGTCACGTCACTGAAAGGGTTCACGGAGACCCTCCTTGAAGGAGCGGTGAACGATGACGAACTGCGTATGAAGTTTTTGCGGATTATTGCAAATGAATCAGACCGGCTTGAGACGCTGATTTTTGAACTTCTGGAGTTGTCGAGAATAGAGGGGGAAGCCTTCTCACTGAACTGGCAGACGGTCGACATCGAACCGCTTATTGACGAAGTTTTCGATATGCTTGGTGAGAAAGCCTCGGCCAAGCAGATGACGATTGAAAAGAAGATCTCGGGCAGTCCGATTCTTGCCGGTGAAGGGGCAAGAATCAAGCAAATCCTGATCAACCTCATCAACAATGCCATCGTCTATACGCACGAGGGAGGTACAATTACGGTGAGGGTGAAAGAACAGGCTGAGCAGGTCGTCCTCGAGGTGGAAGACACGGGAATCGGCTTGAGTAAAAAAGAGATCCCCCGCATATTTGAACGGTTTTACCGGGTCGACAGGGCAAGAAGCCGAAATTCAGGAGGAACCGGTCTCGGACTCGCCATTGTCAAACACCTGGCTGAAGCCCACCGCGCAAAGCTGTCCGTGGACAGTGAACCCGGCAAAGGAACAACGTTCCGCATTGCATTTTTAAAACACACGCCGGACGGACTGGATCAGGGAGACGAATTTACAAAAGATTAACACGGGCTACATATCCTGTTTACATTTCACTTGTATACTGCAGTTGTGTACTTCCTTAAGGGCTTCCCTTACCAAGAACCCCTTATGTACATCATCATGAGAAACGGTGGCCCCCCTGAGCCGCCGTTTCTTTCTGTTTTTCAAGAAACATCAAAGCAGTCAGCCATTCATAAGGACGGCGATCCAGGTGTGTCCGTTTTTCTTTTCTTCGGAAAGTGGTAAAATAAAACGGAGTCCGAGGAAAATGAGGAGTGGATAGACATGAATAAGCTGGTCTTGATTGACGGGAACAGTATTGCATACAGAGCGTTCTTTGCCCTGCCGCTGTTAAACACAGACAAGGGTGTGTATACCAACGCTGTATACGGGTTTACAACCATGCTTCTGAAAGTGCTCGAAGAACAAAAGCCGACTCATCTTATGGTGGCTTTTGATGCCGGCAAATCCACTTTCAGGCACGAAACGTTTAAAGAATATAAAGGAAAGCGGGAAAAAACACCCCCGGAGCTTGCGGAGCAGCTGCCGGTGATGCGCGATTTACTGAAGGCGTTCAATATCGACCACGTGGAACTGACGAATTACGAAGCGGATGATATTATCGGAACGCTTGCCACACAGGTAAAAGGCAAGGAAGACTGGGACGTACATATTTATACAGGTGATAAGGATCTCCTTCAGCTTGTTAACGGACAGACGACGGTTCACTTGACGAAAAAAGGCATCACGAATGTGGACACCTATCAGGTGAAGGATATCGATGAACGCTACGGTCTGAAACCGGAACAGATCATCGATATGAAAGGAC
This genomic window from [Bacillus] selenitireducens MLS10 contains:
- a CDS encoding DUF441 domain-containing protein, encoding MAHSTLFMLILLAIGLFAKNQALIIAVVVLLTIRWVGLGDKLLPVIQTKGINVGVTIITIAVLVPIVTGEIGFRDLQEALKSSYAWIALFSGIFVAVIAANGIELLQTDPHITVALVAGTILAVAVFNGVAVGPLIGAGIAYLAMKVAEMFSSIGG
- a CDS encoding response regulator transcription factor, encoding MTQRILIVDDEESILTLLQYNLDQAGFETVTAEDGKTAYDLAADDSFDLIVLDLMLPEMDGLEVCKSLRQLKVSTPILMLTAKDDEFDKVLGLELGADDYLTKPFSPREVVARVRAILRRSAVPKQDKKEEPETSKVILGDVHIYPENYEIFLHDEPLELTPKEFELLLYLTNHPGRVLTRDQLLNAVWNYEFVGDTRIVDVHISHLREKIEPNTKKPVYIKTVRGLGYKLEMPLRHE
- the mdh gene encoding malate dehydrogenase, with product MAIKRRKITVVGGGFTGTTTALMTAQKELGDVVLIDIPKMEDPTKGKALDMMEASPVQGFDSKITGTSDYKDTAGSDIVVITAGIPRKPGMSRDDLVSTNAGIMKSVTQEIVKYSPDCYIIVLTNPVDAMTYTVFKESGFPKNRVIGQSGVLDTARFNTFVAEELNVSVEDVTGFVLGGHGDDMVPMLRYSFAGGIPLEKLIDKERLEAIVERTRKGGGEIVNLLGNGSAYYAPAASIVQMVEAILKDKKRILPTIAYLEGEYGYSDLYLGVPTVIGGDGIEQVFELDLNDDEKAALDKSVASVKKVMEIL
- a CDS encoding MaoC/PaaZ C-terminal domain-containing protein, which translates into the protein MFQKRKIGKTIDQLEKGDTYETEVELTDKDILLYLGLSDDANPIYIQHDYASRTPYGKPVVPHIMLTGIISSAISMELPGPGSYIQDQQLTYPKPLYHYGLLKVHLEVMDVDTDNHLVIIGVNGYDRDDEEVVRGSFKVNPAYPWKPVTQDKDNFENF
- the pnpS gene encoding two-component system histidine kinase PnpS, which produces MNSYRVRLLVPLSVIIIAVLVGLGAILGPFFKDFYVERMQDRIAKETEVVVYHLARVDFDDGDLLQTESEALADRLDVRVTVMDSEGTVLSDTSADPNQMDNHLNRPEIQAVINEISGREIRFSDTVNSELLYFAMSAENGDGFVRLGVPMDELDDVYRNIWALLFVSFLVAFVVILILTSRLTNQMIKPIEDARRVANELAKGNFSARTYEGTNFETGELNRSINVLAKNLMQITRTYESQQERLETLIENMGSGLILINDTGDILLVNHSCDAIFQEDTAKWPGSLYYQVIKNKKINTFIQKVFLTEERKRRQISLASGIYMHHYDVHGAPIIASDGDLKGIVLVFHDITELKKLEKARKDFVANVSHELKTPVTSLKGFTETLLEGAVNDDELRMKFLRIIANESDRLETLIFELLELSRIEGEAFSLNWQTVDIEPLIDEVFDMLGEKASAKQMTIEKKISGSPILAGEGARIKQILINLINNAIVYTHEGGTITVRVKEQAEQVVLEVEDTGIGLSKKEIPRIFERFYRVDRARSRNSGGTGLGLAIVKHLAEAHRAKLSVDSEPGKGTTFRIAFLKHTPDGLDQGDEFTKD
- the icd gene encoding NADP-dependent isocitrate dehydrogenase, producing the protein MAGEKITVNNGELNVPDEPIIPYIEGDGIGPDIWKAASRVIEAAVEKAYDGKKKIHWTEVLAGEKAHTQTGEWLPEETLDKIREYYIGIKGPLTTPIGGGFRSLNVALRQELDLYACVRPVRWFEGVPSPVKKPEDTDMVIFRENSEDIYAGIEYQEGTPEAKKLIDFLQNEMGATKIRFPETSGIGVKPISREGTERLVRAAILFAIEDNRKSVTIVHKGNIMKFTEGAFKNWGYELAEREFGDKVFTWAEYDRIVEEKGKEAANEAQSKAEAEGKIIVKDAIADIFLQQILTRPKEFDVVATMNLNGDYVSDALAAQVGGIGIAPGANINYDTGHAIFEATHGTAPKYAGMDKVNPSSVLLSGVLMLRHLGWVEAADMIEASMDKTIGSKTVTYDFARLMDGATEVKCSEFGDALINNL
- the citZ gene encoding citrate synthase — translated: MSTTKGLEGVVATTSSVSSIIDDVLTYRGYNIDDLADHASFEEVVYLLWNEKLPTKQELDTFKKELAEVSAVPDEVINQMRTYPIDQVHPMAALRTAVSNLALFDEEADSHDEDANRRKALKLQAQLPTIVAAFARVRQGKDPVAPKQELSYAANFLYMLNGEEPDETSVKAIDKALVLHADHELNASTFTSRVCVATLSDMYSGITAAIGALKGPLHGGANERVMAMLSEIETVENAEPYIKEALANKVKIMGFGHRVYKNGDPRAKHLKEMSRQMTEITGESKWYDMSVKVDEIVTGEKGLLPNVDFYSASVYHSLGIDHDLFTPIFAVSRVSGWIAHILEQYSNNRLIRPRAEYVGPDKQSWIPIEKR
- a CDS encoding FxsA family protein, whose product is MGKLLLLLLIIVPALEIGVLILSGNTIGVIPTILLIILTGLLGAALAKKEGLNAIRTAQMQAAQGQVPGSVLLDGVCILVGGVVLLTPGFITDALGFLLLIPQTRAVFKGFLQKMVHHMVRNGTAVYVSNNRWNRRP